The following coding sequences lie in one Arachis stenosperma cultivar V10309 chromosome 5, arast.V10309.gnm1.PFL2, whole genome shotgun sequence genomic window:
- the LOC130982598 gene encoding receptor-like protein EIX2: protein MSNYFLKWVYALLVVLIMLYDAGLIHGEVTCLENERQTLLRFKQGIHDDMGMLSTWSNDDCCKWQGITCSNQTGHVLRLHLRGSYSHHLSGQPNISTLIDLQYLQHLDLSYNSFLGSYISEHIGLFPNLKYLNLSRADFVESIIPYQLGNLSQLQYLDISCNHFGGEIPPQLSKLTHLQYLDLSYNDLDGVIPYQLKHLGQLQYLSLGGRNSDLLSGAIPFQSGDLPLLHTLKLGGDFDLETKGVEWVSNLSFLNTLDFTSMSLGNSRHWLQMIRNHIPNLTELRLSDCSLSDNDVQLLFHIHSNYSSTTSLTILDLSDNMLTSSTFGLLSNFSSNLRELYLSSNNIVLSQSHYPNFPSLVSLDLSYNNLTSSVFQGNFNFGSNLQELHLSNCSLMDTNFLVSSTSIVNSSSSLVSLDLSFNLLTSSNIFHWIFNFTASLHTLFLEDNLLEGPVPLGFDKAMNSLEYLSLSDNNLQGEIPHFFGNICTLQSLDLSYNNLSGDFSRFIHNSSWCNRHTFHSLYLSYNRVTGVIPKSIGLLSELEVMSLEGNSLKGEITESHLKGFSKLIDLSLSHNSISLKFVPRWIPPFQLIYLTLASCKLGPNFPSWLHTQNHLSFLDISNAGIHGSVPEWFWYKIQLPEFNLHMSHNNFTGAIPNLPLRLPYGRFIDLSSNQFEGVIPSFLLHFSSSILSENKFLNVSSLLCQENNIGRKLGTLDLSNNQLKGSLPDCWKSVSSLLFLDLSNNNLTGKIPLSMGSLVKLEALVLRSNRFTGKLPSSLKNCTNLFLLDVSENLFSGPIPSWIGESLQQLIVLSMSGNSFSGNLSKRLCYLKKIQLLDLSRNNLSNEIPTCLKNFTAMSKKSINSTETTSLIYWYNNTYYETYGSVISGYTFNITVMWKGVKCGFKNPELLLNSIDLSSNHFTGEIPNEIVYLVGLVSLNLSRNNLSGEIPAEIGNITSLESLDLSRNHISGTIPSSLSQIDNLGVLELSNNSLYGRIPPGRHMDTFDASCFEGNPNLCGTQLNKTCPGDMPEVKPEEPTRHDDADDNSDFYEALHMSLGFGFFIGFWGLLGPLLFWRSWRIAYLRFLNEVADYIYVRVAVYVAKFHK, encoded by the coding sequence ATGAGCAATTACTTTCTGAAATGGGTTTATGCATTATTAGTGGTGCTTATTATGTTGTATGATGCAGGATTAATCCATGGGGAAGTCACATGCTTAGAGAATGAGAGGCAAACACTCCTCCGCTTCAAACAAGGCATTCATGATGATATGGGCATGCTGTCGACATGGAGCAACGATGATTGTTGCAAATGGCAGGGAATTACATGCAGCAATCAAACAGGTCATGTACTCCGCCTTCATCTCCGTGGATCATATTCACATCATTTATCTGGTCAACCCAATATCTCCACTTTGATTGACTTGCAATATCTTCAACATTTAGATCTCAGTTACAATAGTTTTCTTGGTAGTTATATCTCAGAACATATTGGCTTGTTTCCCAACTTAAAATATCTCAATCTCTCACGAGCTGATTTTGTAGAAAGTATTATTCCTTATCAACTAGGGAATTTGTCTCAACTGCAATACCTTGATATCAGTTGTAATCATtttggtggagaaattcctccTCAACTAAGCAAGCTTACACATCTACAGTATTTGGATCTGAGCTACAACGATCTTGATGGAGTTATCCCATATCAACTCAAACACTTGGGACAACTACAATATCTCAGTCTTGGAGGGAGGAATAGTGATCTTCTATCAGGAGCAATCCCTTTTCAAAGTGGTGATCTTCCATTGCTGCACACTCTCAAGCTCGGTGGTGACTTTGATCTTGAAACTAAAGGTGTAGAATGGGTGTCTAATCTCTCCTTTTTAAATACTCTTGACTTCACGTCAATGAGTCTTGGCAACTCTCGCCACTGGCTTCAAATGATTCGTAACCATATTCCAAACTTAACAGAGTTGAGGCTGTCGGATTGTAGTCTTTCTGATAATGATGTTCAACTTTTGTTTCATATTCATTCCAACTACTCTTCCACAACTTCCCTTACCATCCTTGATTTATCTGATAATATGTTGACATCATCCACATTTGGGTTGTTGTCCAACTTTAGCTCTAACCTTCGGGAGCTTTATCTTTCATCTAACAATATTGTTTTGTCACAATCTCATTACCCAAACTTTCCTTCTCTAGTGAGCCTTGACCTTTCTTATAATAATCTCACTTCATCAGTGTTTCAAGGCAATTTCAACTTTGGCTCCAACCTTCAAGAGCTTCATTTGTCAAATTGCAGTCTTATGGATACAAATTTTCTGGTGTCATCTACTTCCATTGTgaattcttcatcttctcttgtTAGCCTTGATCTCTCCTTTAACCTGTTGACGTCATCAAACATATTCCACTGGATTTTCAACTTCACAGCCAGTCTTCACACCCTTTTTCTTGAAGATAACTTGTTAGAAGGTCCTGTTCCACTAGGTTTTGACAAAGCAATGAACTCTCTTGaatatctctctctctctgataACAATCTGCAAGGAGAGATTCCCCATTTCTTTGGAAACATTTGCACACTACAATCACTAGACTTGTCATATAACAACTTGAGTGGGGACTTTTCAAGATTCATTCACAATTCTTCATGGTGCAACAGACACACATTCCATTCGTTATACTTGTCCTACAATCGAGTCACTGGTGTGATACCTAAAAGCATCGGATTGTTATCTGAGTTGGAAGTTATGTCCCTAGAAGGGAATTCTTTGAAGGGTGAAATCACTGAATCACATCTCAAAGGCTTTTCCAAATTAATAGACTTGTCTTTGTCTCACAACTCAATATCTCTAAAGTTTGTCCCCAGATGGATTCCTCCTTTTCAGTTAATATATTTGACGCTAGCATCTTGCAAGTTGGGTCCTAACTTTCCAAGTTGGCTACACACTCAAAATCACTTATCTTTTCTGGATATTTCTAATGCGGGGATTCATGGCTCTGTGCCGGAGTGGTTTTGGTATAAAATTCAACTTCCTGAGTTTAATTTGCATATGTCTCACAATAATTTTACAGGTGCTATTCCAAATTTACCACTAAGGCTCCCGTATGGAAGATTTATAGATTTGAGTTCAAATCAATTTGAGGGTGTCATTCCATCCTTTTTGCTACATTTTTCATCGTCGATTCTCTctgaaaacaaatttttaaatgtaTCATCCCTGTTGTGTCAAGAGAACAACATTGGTAGGAAATTGGGCACTCTCGATTTATCAAACAATCAATTGAAGGGTTCATTGCCCGATTGTTGGAAATCTGTAAGCTCACTATTGTTTCTTGATCTAAGTAATAATAACTTGACAGGGAAGATTCCACTATCCATGGGCTCCCTTGTCAAATTGGAAGCTTTGGTCTTAAGAAGCAATAGATTCACAGGCAAACTACCTTCTAGTTTGAAGAATTGCACCAACTTATTTTTGTTGGATGTTAGTGAAAATTTGTTTTCTGGTCCAATACCCTCTTGGATCGGTGAGAGTCTACAACAATTAATAGTTTTGAGCATGTCGGGAAATAGTTTCTCTGGGAATCTTTCTAAGCGTCTCTGTTACCTGAAGAAAATTCAACTGTTGGATCTTTCGAGAAATAACTTATCAAATGAAATTCCAACATGCTTAAAGAATTTCACTGCAATGTCCAAAAAGAGCATCAACTCAACTGAAACCACAAGTCTTATATATTGGTACAACAATACTTATTATGAGACTTATGGTAGTGTTATTTCTGGGTATACATTTAACATAACAGTAATGTGGAAAGGTGTTAAATGTGGATTTAAGAATCCAGAGTTGCTTCTTAATAGCATTGACCTTTCCAGCAATCATTTTACTGGTGAAATCCCAAATGAGATTGTGTACTTGGTTGGTTTAGTTTCTTTGAATCTTTCGAGAAACAATTTGAGTGGAGAAATTCCTGCTGAAATAGGGAATATAACTTCACTAGAATCCCTAGACTTATCAAGAAACCATATATCTGGCACAATCCCCTCAAGTCTTTCCCAGATTGATAATCTAGGCGTGTTAGAGTTGTCAAACAACTCTCTTTATGGAAGAATCCCACCTGGAAGACACATGGATACCTTTGATGCATCTTGCTTTGAAGGAAATCCTAATCTTTGTGGTACACAACTTAACAAAACTTGTCCTGGAGACATGCCAGAAGTAAAGCCTGAAGAACCAACAAGACATGATGATGCAGATGACAATTCAGACTTTTATGAAGCATTACACATGAGCTTAGGCTTTGGATTTTTCATTGGCTTCTGGGGTCTTTTAGGGCCATTGTTGTTTTGGAGGTCTTGGAGAATTGCTTATCTCAGATTCTTGAATGAAGTGGCAGACTACATATATGTGAGAGTGGCAGTATATGTAGCAAAATTTCACAAGTGA